The proteins below are encoded in one region of Pseudomonadota bacterium:
- a CDS encoding pitrilysin family protein, whose product MIVTEQLANGLSVIIEEIGHVESAAYDLLIPGGLICDPSDRIGSGLIFAEMIGRGAGSLDSRALSEAFEDSGIRHGEWLGMDRFGFSGSLIASKLSRALELVALMIQEPRLSEEDIPNIQSVLLQDIAALNDNPARRVSIELSKRYYPAPFNRCSLGEAEGIRLTDRACMLNMHREMFGPQRAILSIAGKVDASKVLGELKSIFGGWQGSSIDLPEFATISPHEYAHIEVDSAQMQILMAAPSVKFAESHYYTGKIAVSLLGSSMFGRLFMELREKRGLCYSVYARHGANKSYGTVTAYVGTTPERAQESLDVLLAEFGRLRGSVTQAEVDRAKTNLKAALVMGEESPGSRASSNATDWWLLKRVRSLHEISDAISAVSIADINEFLEQFPFAPCSIVTLGRTPLQVPSDIVRSIK is encoded by the coding sequence ATGATAGTTACTGAACAGTTAGCAAACGGACTCTCTGTTATAATTGAAGAGATAGGACATGTTGAATCGGCGGCATATGATCTGCTGATTCCAGGTGGACTGATCTGTGACCCCTCCGACAGGATCGGCTCGGGCCTTATCTTTGCGGAGATGATCGGCCGAGGTGCCGGCTCTCTTGATTCCAGAGCGCTCTCGGAGGCCTTTGAGGACTCCGGAATTCGCCATGGTGAGTGGCTTGGAATGGATCGCTTCGGTTTCAGTGGATCGTTGATAGCCAGCAAACTTTCCCGTGCGCTTGAGCTTGTAGCTCTGATGATACAGGAGCCTAGGCTTTCGGAGGAGGATATTCCTAATATTCAGAGCGTACTGCTGCAGGATATTGCAGCGCTTAATGATAATCCAGCGCGACGCGTCTCAATTGAGCTCTCAAAGAGGTACTATCCAGCCCCCTTTAATCGCTGCTCACTTGGAGAGGCTGAGGGGATTCGCCTAACAGATCGCGCATGCATGCTTAATATGCACCGAGAAATGTTCGGGCCACAGAGAGCGATCCTCTCTATCGCTGGTAAGGTCGATGCAAGCAAGGTGTTAGGAGAGTTAAAGAGCATATTTGGCGGATGGCAAGGAAGCTCTATCGACCTACCAGAGTTCGCCACTATTTCTCCGCATGAGTACGCGCATATCGAAGTTGATTCGGCGCAGATGCAGATCCTGATGGCCGCACCTTCAGTAAAATTTGCGGAGTCTCATTATTACACAGGCAAGATTGCGGTGAGTTTGCTCGGCTCATCGATGTTCGGGCGATTGTTTATGGAGTTACGAGAGAAGCGCGGGTTGTGCTACTCGGTATATGCGCGACATGGAGCAAATAAATCGTACGGAACCGTCACCGCATATGTCGGAACAACGCCGGAACGTGCCCAGGAGAGCCTGGATGTATTGCTTGCAGAGTTCGGTCGATTGCGAGGTAGCGTTACTCAGGCTGAGGTAGATCGGGCAAAGACAAATCTGAAAGCCGCGCTCGTTATGGGAGAGGAGTCGCCAGGTTCGCGCGCCTCGTCTAATGCCACCGATTGGTGGCTACTTAAACGGGTTAGAAGCTTACACGAGATCAGTGACGCTATTAGTGCGGTATCGATCGCTGATATTAATGAGTTTTTGGAGCAGTTTCCATTTGCACCCTGTTCAATCGTAACACTTGGGCGCACACCTTTGCAGGTTCCATCAGATATTGTAAGGAGTATTAAGTAA
- a CDS encoding YihY family inner membrane protein: protein MTQACMNTIDEQEVTKHTKPRVGIRHKGLLLLGEVKWFFRVLLSSCDRFYWDNGFSRAASLAYSSLLSLVPLTALCFGILAAFMQTEDSMAQVQQFLFRQFVPGTALQDLLPYLQQFSENMRGLNFVVLITLVVTSLLLLNSIESTLNQVWQVYEVRTITDRLAIFCAIIVLLPFFAISGYYTSVKVEPLFAGLGVLTALYRDLLPFLIDFLAFVALYYLVPKAPVKIIPALFGAITASMLFGFAKHWFAFYLIRFATYTRVYEAIALVPIFLFWLYICWTVVLFGAEISYQAQHLPRVGKLWKRSLMSFGDGAMVIAVQSLVMIARAFKRGEKVPNELEIAETLGCSSMVLKTSLLALEQAGIIMRGEGRDMPILLMRTPDSVSVADIRDAVFKKRSSMFMGVEMGKVYQSLGPKGDPRSVTLAALVSD from the coding sequence ATGACACAGGCATGCATGAACACGATTGATGAGCAGGAGGTAACAAAGCATACGAAACCGAGGGTGGGGATACGCCACAAGGGACTTCTGCTGCTGGGCGAGGTGAAGTGGTTCTTCAGGGTACTGCTCTCATCATGTGATCGTTTTTACTGGGATAACGGATTCTCTCGAGCTGCCTCACTTGCATACTCCTCACTGCTCTCATTGGTTCCTCTTACGGCGCTCTGCTTCGGAATCCTTGCAGCGTTTATGCAGACCGAAGATAGCATGGCGCAGGTGCAGCAGTTCCTGTTTCGACAATTTGTACCGGGGACCGCGCTCCAGGATCTGCTGCCCTATCTGCAGCAGTTTAGTGAGAACATGCGGGGGCTTAATTTCGTTGTCTTAATTACCCTAGTTGTAACTTCGCTGCTTCTGCTCAATTCAATCGAGTCCACATTAAATCAGGTATGGCAGGTGTATGAGGTGCGCACGATTACGGATCGACTGGCGATCTTCTGCGCTATTATCGTACTGCTTCCGTTTTTTGCCATATCTGGCTACTACACTAGCGTTAAGGTTGAACCACTTTTTGCGGGGCTCGGGGTCCTGACGGCGCTCTACCGGGATCTGCTCCCATTTCTAATAGACTTTCTGGCTTTCGTAGCGCTGTACTATTTAGTACCAAAGGCCCCGGTTAAGATTATTCCCGCCCTTTTTGGTGCAATTACCGCCTCTATGCTGTTCGGTTTTGCCAAGCACTGGTTTGCATTTTATCTGATTCGCTTCGCTACCTATACGCGTGTATATGAGGCGATCGCTTTAGTTCCAATCTTTCTCTTTTGGCTATATATCTGTTGGACGGTTGTTCTCTTTGGGGCTGAAATCTCTTATCAGGCACAGCATCTGCCGCGGGTTGGCAAGTTATGGAAGCGCTCACTAATGAGCTTCGGTGATGGGGCGATGGTTATCGCTGTTCAGAGCCTTGTTATGATAGCCAGGGCTTTTAAACGGGGTGAAAAGGTCCCGAATGAGTTGGAAATCGCAGAAACCCTGGGATGTAGCTCGATGGTATTAAAAACGAGCCTACTTGCCCTTGAGCAAGCGGGGATCATAATGCGCGGTGAGGGGCGAGATATGCCGATCCTACTGATGCGCACACCAGATTCTGTCTCTGTTGCAGATATTCGCGATGCGGTATTTAAGAAGCGCTCCTCTATGTTTATGGGGGTTGAAATGGGGAAGGTTTATCAAAGTCTCGGTCCCAAAGGCGATCCGAGATCTGTGACACTTGCTGCATTGGTTAGTGATTAG
- a CDS encoding HD domain-containing protein, producing the protein MNQSSDQHSAGQPPEGSQTDSKSNPLQSCFLSTTDQVREQRQGSDRHREFTGKEVQKPFFMRSVMDPNHGIDIDRTCPLERVVLSLLDCNCVQRLNDIKQIGGAVRVFPDATHYRFGHSIGVGMLTARVLNSIRMHSTDPHVLKQIEEWGPVVVAFGVLHDIGHVAPGSHIAQKVWFPKEKDAHEEISRRIVKHDGGLREVLNSVIGEGAAEKLDSIMSECPSVPRWTWQLITAGGWNVDRGDWVGRDSLMCGVNYGTNDQVIIIKGLRIHPTPDGAAGELVMLERCVGALKPFFSGRTALYENVYGHPVARIYEMMCVQVGERARSLYRAGNLSFADDGMQAVLAADASVQVPLEHLMNMDESWFRNHLKSWAKEEDVALRELSCEILNRRSFKQVPLTDENRELLRKLVRESGREEAFAMMELSEHTINFERDLNKAPSVMCANGSLVPLIEYSDTMRKLAELKQIKLEGILAVSLSICKNLPVRH; encoded by the coding sequence GTGAACCAGAGCTCAGATCAGCACAGCGCAGGACAACCGCCAGAAGGATCCCAGACCGACTCGAAATCTAATCCTCTCCAAAGCTGTTTTCTTAGTACCACCGATCAGGTCCGGGAGCAGAGGCAGGGCAGCGACCGCCACCGCGAGTTTACCGGCAAAGAGGTTCAGAAGCCCTTCTTTATGCGCTCGGTGATGGACCCTAACCACGGCATTGATATCGATAGAACGTGCCCTTTAGAGCGCGTGGTTCTCAGCCTACTTGATTGCAACTGTGTGCAGCGCTTAAACGATATCAAACAGATCGGGGGAGCGGTGCGCGTATTTCCGGATGCGACTCATTACAGATTTGGACATTCAATTGGGGTCGGCATGCTTACAGCAAGGGTGCTTAATTCTATCCGAATGCATAGTACCGATCCGCACGTGCTGAAACAGATTGAAGAATGGGGGCCAGTAGTGGTCGCTTTTGGAGTTTTGCATGATATAGGACACGTGGCGCCCGGGTCTCATATCGCTCAAAAGGTTTGGTTTCCAAAGGAGAAGGATGCACATGAGGAGATCTCGCGCAGGATAGTCAAGCATGATGGGGGACTACGAGAGGTCCTGAACTCTGTGATCGGAGAGGGAGCTGCAGAAAAATTAGATAGCATTATGTCGGAATGTCCGAGCGTTCCGCGCTGGACCTGGCAGCTTATAACTGCCGGGGGGTGGAACGTTGATCGCGGAGATTGGGTTGGACGCGACAGCTTAATGTGTGGCGTAAATTACGGCACTAACGATCAGGTGATTATCATTAAGGGGTTAAGAATACACCCCACTCCTGATGGAGCCGCTGGTGAGTTGGTCATGTTAGAGAGGTGCGTTGGGGCTCTTAAACCGTTTTTCAGCGGTCGTACAGCTCTGTACGAAAACGTTTATGGGCATCCCGTAGCGCGCATATATGAGATGATGTGTGTGCAGGTTGGTGAGCGGGCCCGTTCGCTTTATCGTGCTGGCAATCTTTCCTTTGCGGATGATGGCATGCAGGCTGTCTTGGCAGCAGATGCCTCAGTTCAGGTGCCGCTTGAGCACCTTATGAATATGGATGAGAGCTGGTTCAGGAATCACCTAAAGTCCTGGGCTAAGGAAGAGGATGTTGCTCTTCGGGAGTTAAGTTGCGAGATACTTAATCGAAGATCCTTTAAACAGGTGCCGTTAACCGATGAAAATCGAGAGCTCCTGCGCAAACTTGTACGAGAGTCCGGGCGAGAGGAGGCGTTCGCTATGATGGAGTTATCTGAGCATACGATTAATTTTGAGAGGGACCTTAATAAGGCGCCGAGCGTCATGTGTGCGAATGGCTCTCTGGTCCCTTTAATTGAGTATAGCGACACTATGCGCAAGCTTGCGGAGCTTAAGCAGATTAAACTCGAAGGTATTCTGGCGGTGTCCCTCTCTATCTGTAAGAACCTACCGGTAAGGCACTAG
- a CDS encoding EscU/YscU/HrcU family type III secretion system export apparatus switch protein: MEERVLPTREELQELKAQGIIFRSPLATRAVILSAVLITLLFTLKGSTVTGSMPVDVTGLERLARSLLSLVVTTSVVAVLAGVIFSLLLNGFSISAKLIAIKWRPIERTGVLVQLALLALGVALGAELLYALTGDLFLWLRASTELLSDPSLISSSEQARSSFIERLSTRVIVECVFLAILVAVTARVRFLYQNRVPKHDGLGGR, from the coding sequence ATGGAGGAGCGGGTCTTACCAACGCGCGAGGAGCTTCAGGAGCTCAAGGCGCAAGGGATCATATTTAGAAGTCCGCTGGCAACACGCGCGGTGATCTTAAGCGCCGTACTTATAACCCTGCTGTTTACCCTTAAGGGGAGCACAGTAACGGGGTCGATGCCAGTGGACGTTACGGGACTAGAGAGGCTTGCAAGATCGCTACTCTCACTGGTTGTAACAACGAGCGTGGTTGCCGTACTAGCAGGGGTAATCTTTTCGCTGTTGCTGAACGGGTTCTCTATCTCGGCTAAGCTGATTGCAATCAAATGGCGTCCGATAGAACGAACCGGCGTCCTAGTTCAGCTAGCTCTCTTAGCGCTTGGGGTGGCGCTCGGGGCAGAGCTGCTCTATGCCCTAACGGGGGATCTCTTTCTTTGGTTAAGGGCTTCAACGGAGCTCTTAAGCGATCCGAGTCTGATTAGCTCTTCAGAGCAGGCCAGGAGCTCCTTTATTGAGCGACTCTCAACTCGTGTGATTGTTGAATGCGTATTTTTGGCTATACTAGTGGCTGTTACGGCGCGGGTACGGTTTCTCTATCAAAACCGAGTACCCAAGCACGATGGCTTAGGTGGCCGCTAG
- a CDS encoding DUF3313 family protein, translated as MIRIDQLVQNHAAFIAMLLIAMCLKLTGCRATAAPDAGFLEQPQLMHEGVDRLPFNAVWFKPGINYSSYKKVYVAPVDTTHLLKHDWWDNSSFAPGDQSSQAQDLGEYFRQEVGARFTAESPERFKLVEVPDSETLIIELAIVEVVPTKVWLNTIGYIAIGALSQGTTAFEGRFKDGASKEVIAEFKDREYGQIDIVSINDLTWFKHSKHTIRIWADDIEEICTSQPDQAIKPMSSVTLKVW; from the coding sequence ATGATAAGAATTGATCAGTTAGTGCAGAATCATGCGGCTTTTATCGCGATGTTGTTGATAGCAATGTGTCTTAAACTAACCGGATGCCGCGCCACCGCTGCGCCGGATGCCGGCTTTCTTGAGCAGCCGCAACTGATGCATGAGGGCGTTGACAGGCTACCATTCAACGCCGTGTGGTTTAAGCCGGGGATTAACTATAGCTCTTACAAAAAAGTATACGTTGCGCCAGTTGATACAACACACCTCCTAAAGCATGACTGGTGGGACAATAGCAGTTTCGCTCCTGGGGATCAGAGCTCTCAGGCGCAGGACCTAGGTGAGTACTTTCGTCAAGAGGTAGGAGCACGCTTTACCGCAGAGTCACCCGAAAGGTTCAAATTGGTAGAGGTTCCAGATAGCGAAACCCTGATCATTGAGCTTGCCATCGTAGAGGTTGTTCCCACCAAGGTCTGGTTGAATACGATCGGATATATCGCCATAGGTGCGCTTAGTCAGGGAACAACCGCATTTGAGGGGCGCTTTAAGGACGGCGCAAGCAAGGAGGTTATCGCTGAGTTTAAAGACCGTGAGTACGGCCAGATTGATATAGTAAGTATAAACGATCTAACGTGGTTTAAACACTCAAAGCACACAATAAGGATCTGGGCTGATGATATTGAGGAGATCTGTACGAGTCAGCCGGACCAGGCTATCAAGCCTATGTCGAGCGTTACTCTCAAGGTCTGGTAG
- a CDS encoding HTTM domain-containing protein, with translation MHLFDTGIRLYRIRLLALTWAFALLTSLNGNVLALQTDVLQLCSTLLVILAILVGIVLLRSPRSLILLRASALIFLVIALIQLPALPNHRIVLALVALTILSQGVVRRSSLTMGAGVLTSSSSERITTTLQCLTIIVYLFAALAKLNEAYINPVTSCAATFLKQALVLHGFSLDVAIAPNLLHGAIWWSILSEVLICLLLLVPRTRMLGVAFGVAFHLALATDYVKYFANFSAAMFILLISWLPEHAAERIWERGVSFWRVLTPFAAVAMSVTLLCVGINIIEPPTWIILRYLFFMIFASGLLINLVPLAIGDLIRGATPPIRSWKAPAWTILALAIINGLCPYLGVKSRNSFAMYSNLRLDAVGANHLLAPCSADIFGLLADRVEVISASDAEFSRKIEAPGRELPYIALCTYLANMEDTPRTPAVDTTVQYIRNGQRLIAKRGGQLPVDCPGWLARKLLFFGPIGEGSEKRCEW, from the coding sequence ATGCACCTCTTTGATACTGGTATAAGGCTCTATCGCATTAGGTTGCTAGCCCTAACATGGGCGTTTGCGCTGCTCACATCACTTAACGGCAATGTCCTAGCTCTCCAAACCGATGTGTTGCAACTGTGCAGCACACTGCTAGTCATACTAGCTATACTGGTCGGCATAGTGCTGCTCAGATCTCCCAGATCACTAATCCTACTGCGGGCCAGCGCTCTTATCTTTCTTGTGATCGCATTAATACAACTTCCAGCCCTGCCAAATCATCGCATCGTACTTGCTCTCGTAGCTTTGACCATTCTCTCCCAGGGGGTAGTGCGCAGGAGCAGCCTCACTATGGGTGCGGGAGTGCTCACCAGCAGCTCCTCAGAGCGCATTACTACCACACTGCAGTGTCTTACCATTATCGTCTACCTTTTTGCCGCACTAGCTAAACTCAACGAGGCCTACATAAATCCAGTAACTAGCTGCGCCGCTACATTCCTCAAGCAGGCTCTTGTACTGCACGGCTTTTCACTCGATGTAGCAATAGCTCCTAACTTACTTCATGGCGCAATCTGGTGGTCTATACTGAGTGAGGTTCTGATATGTTTGCTCCTATTGGTGCCGAGGACCCGTATGCTCGGTGTTGCCTTTGGGGTTGCCTTTCACCTGGCCCTCGCCACCGATTACGTAAAGTACTTCGCCAACTTCTCCGCTGCGATGTTTATCCTTTTAATAAGCTGGCTACCTGAGCACGCTGCCGAGAGGATCTGGGAACGTGGGGTGTCGTTTTGGCGAGTCCTCACACCTTTTGCCGCCGTCGCAATGTCGGTAACACTCCTATGTGTCGGGATAAATATTATCGAGCCCCCTACCTGGATTATCCTGCGGTACTTATTCTTCATGATCTTTGCGAGCGGGCTTTTAATTAACCTAGTACCTCTGGCCATAGGCGATCTGATACGAGGAGCAACACCGCCGATCAGGAGCTGGAAGGCCCCGGCCTGGACGATACTCGCTCTTGCAATAATTAATGGCCTTTGCCCGTATCTAGGGGTAAAATCGCGCAACTCTTTTGCGATGTATAGCAACCTGCGCCTTGATGCTGTGGGGGCAAATCATCTACTTGCTCCCTGCAGCGCGGATATTTTTGGATTGCTGGCGGATCGGGTGGAGGTAATCTCAGCTAGTGATGCCGAATTCTCCCGAAAAATTGAAGCCCCTGGACGGGAGCTCCCCTATATCGCTCTCTGCACATACCTTGCAAATATGGAGGACACCCCCAGAACCCCAGCCGTTGATACAACTGTGCAATATATTCGTAACGGTCAGAGGTTAATAGCTAAGAGGGGTGGTCAACTACCGGTTGATTGCCCTGGGTGGCTCGCCAGGAAGCTACTTTTTTTCGGGCCGATAGGTGAAGGTAGCGAGAAGCGGTGTGAGTGGTAG
- a CDS encoding FliM/FliN family flagellar motor C-terminal domain-containing protein: MNEQGASQSGESGESHDVQLWDPERACRNVSPAEAQWSRGFLRCRPEKWFPGFAAQWMPIVHAIGCEATIADIKTLLTQPPYDEYTFVGEIGGEELILSVDDESARILLAEVVPGIDDKAGAVVAEYLLRRMFFSLVSAWSGAELTAVSFRGKAKESSTKVVASVRLASTINTGSVVVWIGLGQKMVENLDGLWRRQVQSSSRVATGVSSVRLEVAQLGVPPQMLSDYLIKGTVIDLEVRASDTITLRVGNKAWMPGRMVNVGGNFGCEMVPGAVVAPSVAEGTTRLSVELASINLEAAQLAELGQPGAILVSDAPLGARVTLVINQEKVGEARLCVYEGRFAIEVL; encoded by the coding sequence GTGAACGAACAGGGAGCATCACAGTCAGGGGAGTCAGGAGAATCGCACGACGTACAGTTGTGGGACCCAGAGCGAGCGTGCCGGAACGTCTCGCCCGCCGAGGCGCAGTGGTCGAGAGGCTTCCTACGCTGTCGGCCCGAGAAGTGGTTTCCCGGTTTCGCCGCACAGTGGATGCCGATAGTGCACGCTATCGGATGTGAGGCCACGATAGCCGATATTAAAACGCTACTGACCCAACCCCCCTACGATGAATATACCTTCGTTGGCGAGATCGGCGGGGAAGAGCTAATTCTCTCAGTTGATGATGAATCGGCACGCATCCTTCTGGCAGAGGTTGTCCCGGGGATTGATGATAAGGCCGGCGCGGTTGTGGCCGAGTATCTGCTCAGACGGATGTTCTTTAGCCTCGTGAGCGCTTGGAGTGGGGCAGAGCTCACTGCAGTTTCGTTTCGTGGCAAGGCTAAAGAATCCTCCACTAAGGTTGTGGCCAGCGTGCGCCTGGCCAGTACAATTAATACGGGTTCGGTAGTGGTCTGGATCGGCTTGGGACAAAAGATGGTAGAAAACCTGGACGGTTTATGGCGACGGCAGGTGCAGTCCTCCTCACGTGTAGCTACAGGAGTCTCCTCGGTTCGTCTTGAGGTGGCACAGCTCGGAGTTCCGCCGCAGATGCTTTCAGATTATCTGATTAAGGGTACGGTGATCGACCTTGAGGTGCGCGCCTCTGATACAATAACGCTACGGGTGGGTAACAAGGCCTGGATGCCGGGTCGGATGGTCAATGTGGGCGGTAATTTTGGGTGTGAGATGGTGCCTGGTGCCGTTGTGGCGCCCTCAGTCGCTGAAGGAACTACGCGCTTGTCGGTAGAGCTGGCATCGATTAATCTTGAGGCGGCGCAGTTAGCCGAACTGGGGCAGCCAGGAGCTATCCTTGTCAGCGATGCTCCGTTAGGAGCTCGCGTTACGCTCGTTATCAACCAGGAGAAGGTCGGTGAGGCGCGGCTCTGTGTTTATGAGGGACGCTTCGCAATTGAGGTACTGTAG